One Pirellulaceae bacterium DNA segment encodes these proteins:
- a CDS encoding trypsin-like peptidase domain-containing protein, which translates to MKHSRPTRQCPASCLQKLAFALIFVAISSNLSSASSLRRSAIVRAVAQARPAVVSIHGQKTISNDQYRNAGSRRVNGMGTGVIIDGRGYIVTNHHVVESVGEIKVNLDNGKAYVARLVAHDPFTDLAIIKIPTRDKLDLINIGNSQDLMTGEEVIAVGNAYGYEQTVTRGIVSALHRTVKVNDEQKYYDLIQTDASINPGNSGGPLLNVDGEMIGINVAVRVGAQGIGFAIPVDKAMEVAAQLLSKERAGIWHGVITDRKGPERNQGLVAARIQQSSPAATAGIRPGDVISRVNNIKIARALDLERALIGMRVGQETSVLVQRQGTEIPMQLTLASVSSSKRQKLQSATSVFDTAWSTFGMQLTEIPAKDFHSSSDQFKGGLRIVTVRAASPAARQGVRSGDILVGLHKWETSSAADLAYILKQPNVSKNQSVKFFIMRGNETLFGHLPVTHRR; encoded by the coding sequence ATGAAGCACTCCCGACCAACTAGGCAATGCCCAGCAAGCTGTCTCCAAAAACTCGCCTTTGCGTTGATTTTTGTTGCGATATCGAGCAATCTCAGCAGTGCATCATCGCTACGACGATCGGCAATTGTCCGAGCCGTTGCCCAAGCGCGACCGGCCGTCGTAAGCATCCATGGCCAAAAGACGATTTCCAACGACCAATACCGCAACGCGGGTAGTCGTCGCGTCAATGGCATGGGTACAGGTGTGATCATCGATGGACGTGGCTACATCGTGACCAACCATCACGTGGTTGAGAGCGTCGGCGAAATCAAGGTCAATTTGGACAATGGCAAAGCGTATGTCGCTCGTTTAGTCGCCCACGATCCGTTCACCGATTTAGCGATCATCAAGATTCCAACTCGCGACAAGCTCGATCTGATCAACATTGGCAATTCACAAGATTTGATGACCGGTGAAGAGGTGATCGCGGTGGGCAATGCTTACGGTTACGAACAGACCGTGACTCGCGGAATCGTCAGCGCCTTGCATCGGACCGTCAAAGTCAACGACGAACAGAAGTACTATGACTTGATTCAAACGGACGCTAGTATCAATCCGGGCAACTCGGGCGGTCCGCTACTCAACGTGGATGGCGAAATGATCGGTATCAATGTAGCGGTGCGTGTCGGCGCTCAGGGCATTGGATTTGCCATTCCCGTCGACAAAGCGATGGAAGTCGCGGCTCAGTTATTGAGCAAAGAACGAGCCGGCATTTGGCATGGGGTGATTACCGACCGCAAGGGGCCGGAGCGAAACCAAGGATTGGTCGCCGCGAGGATTCAACAAAGCAGTCCGGCCGCCACGGCCGGCATTCGCCCCGGCGACGTGATTTCAAGGGTGAACAACATCAAGATTGCGAGAGCCTTGGATCTAGAGCGGGCGTTGATCGGCATGCGTGTAGGCCAAGAGACATCAGTCCTGGTTCAACGTCAGGGCACGGAGATTCCAATGCAGCTGACATTGGCGAGTGTTTCCAGTTCCAAGCGTCAAAAGCTCCAGTCAGCCACGTCGGTATTCGACACGGCTTGGAGCACATTTGGCATGCAATTAACGGAAATCCCAGCCAAGGATTTCCACAGTAGCTCGGACCAATTCAAAGGCGGACTGCGAATTGTGACGGTACGTGCCGCAAGTCCAGCCGCTCGCCAAGGCGTACGTTCGGGGGATATCCTGGTTGGTTTGCACAAGTGGGAAACATCATCTGCTGCCGATTTGGCATACATCCTCAAACAGCCCAACGTCAGCAAGAATCAGTCAGTCAAGTTCTTCATCATGCGTGGCAACGAGACACTCTTCGGCCATCTGCCTGTTACGCATCGCCGTTAA